The Apis cerana isolate GH-2021 linkage group LG12, AcerK_1.0, whole genome shotgun sequence genome window below encodes:
- the LOC107998906 gene encoding SET domain-containing protein SmydA-8-like isoform X1 — protein MMMEEKSKDVATPTLKYKVVYSEKLGRYLQASKDLRAGEVILRENPVAVGPMSCMKEPICFECLSMLPDIEQDFHYICSGCNVVTLCGFSCEERAYYHSTYECEIIKNNMELSIENTDTLAGVLFVLRLWLLKQKDPELWKRVLTLESHINKRRNTIVWEDREINIVNVLKSLNFLENDPSVSEIIQQLCGILDVNSFELRSPGGMDGLLLRGLYLDASLMAHDCRGNVHITADDNFHLTVYASIPIKEGDTIFFNYTSSLLGTTGRREYLRTGKYFECECDLCKDPYEMGSYMSCIVCPRCRQGYVGMQDPLTKFPYSKNAKWQCNKCKKIISGCLIKTSLNISKNLVDDVDECNIKVMENLKEKLSKSLHKNHFLMLSLKQKLLNIYRQEITGPNPKRKILRSMAHLCKEMYDLLEIVEPGISRLKGIMLYEIHLPLALLANREYNAREISPSELVKRLEEAGSFLKKCLTMLLLEPVDTPEGKLAKRALQELKSLNENIADVKNLIKPETSSSSSKKSQKSKSNKTDNKSDNKSDDKSTNKQTENKNV, from the exons ATGATgatggaagaaaaatcaaaagacgTTGCAACTCCCACGTTAAAATACAAAGTTGTTTATTCAGAGAAATTAGGCAG gTATTTACAAGCGTCAAAAGATTTAAGAGCAGGAGAAGTAATACTTCGAGAAAATCCGGTCGCTGTTGGACCAATGTCTTGTATGAAAGAACCGATATGTTTCGAATGTTTGAGTATGTTACCAGATATCGAGCAAGATTTCCATTATATTTGTTCGGGATGCAATGTTGTAACTTTGTGCGGCTTTTCTTGTGag GAGCGAGCCTATTATCATTCAACGTACGaatgtgaaattattaaaaataatatggaatTGTCGATAGAAAATACAGATACTTTAGCTGgtgtattatttgttttaagatTATGGTTATTAAAGCAAAAAGATCCAGAATTGTGGAAACGTGTTCTAACTCTAGAatctcatataaataaaagaagaaatacaaTAGTTTGGGAagatagagaaataaatattgtaaat gttttaaaatcgttgaattttcttgaaaacgaTCCATCTGTTTCGGAGATTATACAACAATTGTGCGGAATTTTAGATGTTAATTCTTTCGAGCTCAGATCCCCAGGAGGTATGGATGGACTTCTTTTACGCGGTTTATATCTGGATGCCTCCTTGATGGCTCACGACTGTAGGGGAAACGTCCATATAACTGCAGatgataattttcatcttACCGTATATGCTAGTATACCGATTAAAGAAGGCGAcacaattttcttcaattacaCTTCATCACTTTTG GGAACAACAGGTAGAAGAGAATATTTGCGTactggaaaatattttgaatgtgAATGTGATTTATGCAAAGATCCTTACGAAATGGGATCATATATGAGCTGTATTGTGTGTCCGCGATGTAGGCAGGGTTATGTAGGAATGCAAGATCCTTTAACAAAGTTTCCATATAGTAAAAATGCGAAATGGCAATGCAATAAGTGTAAAAAGATCATATCAGGATGTCTTATTAAAACCTctctaaatatatcaaaaaatttggtTGACGATGTGgatgaatgtaatattaaa gtaatggaaaatttaaaagagaaactaTCAAAATCTCTTCataagaatcattttttaatgttatctttgaagcaaaaattattgaatatatatcgaCAGGAAATAACAGGGCCAAATccgaaaaggaaaattttacgaaGCATGGCACATCTATGTAAAGAAATGTATGATTTACTGGAAATAGTTGAACCAGGAATATCTCGATTGAAag gaatTATGTTATATGAAATACATTTACCATTAGCATTATTAGCGAATCGTGAATATAATGCACGGGAAATTTCTCCAAGTGAATTAGTTAAACGACTTGAAGAAGCTGGaagttttttaaagaaatgccTAACTATGCTTCTTTTGGAACCAGTAGATACACCAGAAGGGAAATTAGCTAAAAGAGCATTACAAGAATTAAAATcactaaatgaaaatatagctgacgttaaaaatttgatcaaaccTGAAACTTCTAGTAGCAGTAGCAAAAAATCTCAGAAAAGTAAATCTAACAAAACTGACAATAAATCTGATAATAAATCTGACGACAAATCAACAAATAaacaaacagaaaataaaaatgtgtaa
- the LOC107998906 gene encoding SET domain-containing protein SmydA-8-like isoform X2 encodes MSCMKEPICFECLSMLPDIEQDFHYICSGCNVVTLCGFSCEERAYYHSTYECEIIKNNMELSIENTDTLAGVLFVLRLWLLKQKDPELWKRVLTLESHINKRRNTIVWEDREINIVNVLKSLNFLENDPSVSEIIQQLCGILDVNSFELRSPGGMDGLLLRGLYLDASLMAHDCRGNVHITADDNFHLTVYASIPIKEGDTIFFNYTSSLLGTTGRREYLRTGKYFECECDLCKDPYEMGSYMSCIVCPRCRQGYVGMQDPLTKFPYSKNAKWQCNKCKKIISGCLIKTSLNISKNLVDDVDECNIKVMENLKEKLSKSLHKNHFLMLSLKQKLLNIYRQEITGPNPKRKILRSMAHLCKEMYDLLEIVEPGISRLKGIMLYEIHLPLALLANREYNAREISPSELVKRLEEAGSFLKKCLTMLLLEPVDTPEGKLAKRALQELKSLNENIADVKNLIKPETSSSSSKKSQKSKSNKTDNKSDNKSDDKSTNKQTENKNV; translated from the exons ATGTCTTGTATGAAAGAACCGATATGTTTCGAATGTTTGAGTATGTTACCAGATATCGAGCAAGATTTCCATTATATTTGTTCGGGATGCAATGTTGTAACTTTGTGCGGCTTTTCTTGTGag GAGCGAGCCTATTATCATTCAACGTACGaatgtgaaattattaaaaataatatggaatTGTCGATAGAAAATACAGATACTTTAGCTGgtgtattatttgttttaagatTATGGTTATTAAAGCAAAAAGATCCAGAATTGTGGAAACGTGTTCTAACTCTAGAatctcatataaataaaagaagaaatacaaTAGTTTGGGAagatagagaaataaatattgtaaat gttttaaaatcgttgaattttcttgaaaacgaTCCATCTGTTTCGGAGATTATACAACAATTGTGCGGAATTTTAGATGTTAATTCTTTCGAGCTCAGATCCCCAGGAGGTATGGATGGACTTCTTTTACGCGGTTTATATCTGGATGCCTCCTTGATGGCTCACGACTGTAGGGGAAACGTCCATATAACTGCAGatgataattttcatcttACCGTATATGCTAGTATACCGATTAAAGAAGGCGAcacaattttcttcaattacaCTTCATCACTTTTG GGAACAACAGGTAGAAGAGAATATTTGCGTactggaaaatattttgaatgtgAATGTGATTTATGCAAAGATCCTTACGAAATGGGATCATATATGAGCTGTATTGTGTGTCCGCGATGTAGGCAGGGTTATGTAGGAATGCAAGATCCTTTAACAAAGTTTCCATATAGTAAAAATGCGAAATGGCAATGCAATAAGTGTAAAAAGATCATATCAGGATGTCTTATTAAAACCTctctaaatatatcaaaaaatttggtTGACGATGTGgatgaatgtaatattaaa gtaatggaaaatttaaaagagaaactaTCAAAATCTCTTCataagaatcattttttaatgttatctttgaagcaaaaattattgaatatatatcgaCAGGAAATAACAGGGCCAAATccgaaaaggaaaattttacgaaGCATGGCACATCTATGTAAAGAAATGTATGATTTACTGGAAATAGTTGAACCAGGAATATCTCGATTGAAag gaatTATGTTATATGAAATACATTTACCATTAGCATTATTAGCGAATCGTGAATATAATGCACGGGAAATTTCTCCAAGTGAATTAGTTAAACGACTTGAAGAAGCTGGaagttttttaaagaaatgccTAACTATGCTTCTTTTGGAACCAGTAGATACACCAGAAGGGAAATTAGCTAAAAGAGCATTACAAGAATTAAAATcactaaatgaaaatatagctgacgttaaaaatttgatcaaaccTGAAACTTCTAGTAGCAGTAGCAAAAAATCTCAGAAAAGTAAATCTAACAAAACTGACAATAAATCTGATAATAAATCTGACGACAAATCAACAAATAaacaaacagaaaataaaaatgtgtaa
- the LOC107998902 gene encoding erlin-1 translates to MFDQSIIGICFCVCLAIVFNFSLHRIEEGHVGVYFRGGALLPQVSSPGFHMMIPLLTTYRAVQVTLQTDEVKNVPCGTSGGVMIYFDRIEVVNILDANSVYNMVRNFTADYDQTLIFNKIHHELNQFCSVHTLHEVYIDLFDQIDENLKTALQKDLNDLAPGLSIHAVRVTKPKIPETLRKNYELMEAEKTKLLISIQHQKVVEKDAETDRKKAVIEAEKEAQVAKIQFNQKIMEKESLQRIAAIEDEMHLARQKSHSDAEYYQTKMQAEANRLLLTKEFLELKKYEALAQNTKVYYGQDIPKMFMYGGCSNDDSTNSRIEIQK, encoded by the exons ATGTTTGATCAAAGTATCATTGGAATATGTTTTTGTGTCTGCTTAGCaatagttttcaatttttctttacatcgAATAGAAGAAGGTCATGTTGGTGTATATTTTAga gGTGGTGCATTATTACCTCAAGTTAGCAGTCCTGGATTTCATATGATGATACCTTTACTAACAACATATCGTGCTGTTCAAGTTACATTACAAACAGATGAAGTAAAAAATGTTCCATGTGGAACAAGTGGTGgtgtaatgatttattttgatcGTATAGaagttgtaaatatattagatgCAAATAGTG ttTATAACATGGTAAGAAATTTTACAGCAGATTATGatcaaacattaatatttaataagattcatcatgaattaaatcaattttgttcTGTACATACATTACATGAGGTATACATAGATTTATTTGATCaaatagatgaaaatttaaaaactgctTTACAAAaggatttaaatgatttagcACCTGGTTTAAGTATTCATGCAGTTAGAGTTACTAAACCAAAAATTCCAGAaactttgagaaaaaattatgaattaat GGAAGCAGAGAAaacaaaacttttaatatcaattcaaCATCAGAAAGTTGTTGAAAAGGACGCAGAAACGGATAGAAAAAAAGCTGTTATTGAAGCAGAAAAAGAAGCCCAAGTagcaaaaatacaatttaatcaaaaaattatggaaaaagaaTCTTTACAACGAATAGCAGCAATTGAAGATGAAATGCATTTAGCAAGACAAAAAAGTCATTCTGATGCTGAATATTATCAAACAAAAATGCAAGCTGAAGCAAATAGACTTCTGCTTAccaaagaatttttagaattaaaaaaatatgaagcaTTAGCACAAAATACAAAAGTATATTATGGTCAAGATATACCAAAAATGTTTATGTATGGAGGTTGCTCAAATGATGATAGTACAAATTCACgtatagaaattcaaaaataa
- the LOC107999005 gene encoding ragulator complex protein LAMTOR3-A yields the protein MTAELRKFLYGLLSSVEGLHSILITDRDGVPVVSVADETTPELAMRASFLSTFGMATDQGSKLGLGKNKTIICMYSSYQVVQMNKLPLVISFIASHNCNTGHILSLESKIDPILSNLKNAVVEA from the exons atgacaGCA gaattaagaaaatttctttatggACTTTTAAGTAGTGTGGAAGGACTTCATAGTATATTGATAACAGATAGGGATGGAGTACCTGTTGTGTCTGTAGCTGATGAAACGACACCAGAATTAGCTATGAGAGCAAGTTTTTTATCTACATTTGGCATGGCAACAGATCAAGGAAGTAAATTAGGattaggaaaaaataaaacaattatatgcaTGTACAGTAGTTATcag gtaGTTCAAATGAACAAATTACCATTAGTAATTAGTTTTATTGCTAGTCATAATTGTAATACAGGCCACATATTATCTTTGGAAAGTAAAATTGATCCAattttaagcaatttaaaaaatgcagtAGTGGAAGCCTGA
- the LOC107998887 gene encoding glyoxylate reductase/hydroxypyruvate reductase-like, producing MKPRVLVTTNTVPSAAINLLRTKCDVTIIQKLVSEREEVLQALPDHDALFLSGHINVNSDFLDKAGSSLKVVSTMSAGYDHLDVPEIKRRGIKVGHTPIVLSAAVAEMAVLLSLNAARRIHEGRLKLEHGKVETHAQWLLGQDLRGSTVGIVGLGNIGQAIVKRLKGFDVGHFIYTGHSRKKAGDELGADFVSLDELLAQSDFVIVASPLNNETRGLFDDNTFNKMKKNAVFVNIARGQIVKTDALIKALRNKTIFAAGLDVTDPEPLPPDHELLQLPNAIIVPHMGSATVKTRIDMSLTAAQNILNGLEDKPLVYEL from the exons ATGAAACCACGTGTCTTAGTCACTACTAACACTGTACCATCAGCTGCTATAAATCTTTTGCGTACAAA ATGTGATGtcacaattattcaaaaacttGTAAGTGAACGTGAAGAAGTATTGCAAGCACTTCCAGATCATGATGCACTTTTTCTTAGTGGTCATATCAATGTGAATAGTGACTTTCTTGATAAAGCag gatCATCCCTAAAAGTTGTCTCAACGATGTCAGCGGGTTATGATCATTTAGATGTTCccgaaattaaaagaagaggTATTAAAGTTGGACATACTCCTATAGTTTTATCAGCTGCCGTTGCGGAAATGGCAGtacttttatcattaaatgcaGCAAGACGAATTCATGAAGGACGTCTAAAACTTGAACA cgGTAAAGTAGAAACACATGCACAATGGTTACTTGGTCAAGATTTAAGAGGATCAACAGTTGGCATTGTTGGTTTGGGCAATATTGGTCAAGCTATTGTTAAACGATTGAAAGGATTCGATGTAGgtcatttcatttatactgGTCATTCTCGTAAAAAAGCag gagATGAGCTCGGAGCTGATTTCGTATCTCTTGATGAACTTCTTGCACAAAGTGATTTCGTAATTGTTGCCAGtccattaaataatgaaactagAGGATTGTTTGACGATAATACtttcaataaaatgaagaaaaatgcaGTGTTTGTTAACATTGCTCGTGGACAAATTGTAAAAACAGATGCCTTGATTAAAGCATTgcgtaataaaacaatttttgcgGCCGGCCTTGATGTTACGGATCCAGAACCATTGCCACCAGATCATGAACTTCTTCAACTTCCTAATGCTA TTATTGTACCTCATATGGGCAGTGCTACTGTCAAGACAAGAATTGATATGTCTCTTACTGCAGCACAAAACATTCTCAATGGATTAGAGGATAAGCCATtagtatatgaattataa
- the LOC107998978 gene encoding tudor and KH domain-containing protein homolog: protein MRWMTRQFSLPILLGISLTSVSIAILYVLYKKDEEDIKSRKNHVEISKRFTAECKVPRQFVPAVIGRGGSMIKDIQNKTGTQIHFKEDNIDCPDRICIIKGSYEGVHLAEEMIKSVIQNQPIIETYEMYVPQKACGRIIGRGGEVIHQIQATSSAKIIIESSYTPYDPNAERRIIIKGTAEQIATALLQIEDKVREEKEARTKLEASSASRLPRGKLSPRNTKNNIQSEQVQTTELLPVSDGGMEVYISAMETPSQFWVQVVGPGTTALDKLVSDMTVYYNDEKNHELHKLRNITLGQIVAAKFSFNEQWYRAEVISAPEDGQCEVYFVDYGDREMVQLDCILELRTDFLSLRLQAIECSLANIKPRDNEWSVDACNLFAEFTCVAEWIVLTAKVRGYKERSFGYGRSRREGSPIPCVDLFCDTTVNVGQELINEGFADLEENLSSTASSTLSLSNRSHEVTAISTPTSTSPLAKRALSPEMLTDTPNKLDSISELQNTSIIDLKITSNIHGLSQIEEIDLVTPQKPSTRIEEIDLVTPVKDETKHFIENEKKVQHEDGRGDYLRNGNSNQYGRSCNSQMKVAKYSPVAPAGYESDISDDSGEMELG, encoded by the exons atgaggtGGATGACACGACAGTTTTCGTTACCAATTTTACTCGGTATATCCTTAACAAGTGTGAGCATTGctatattatacgtattatacAAAAAG GATGAAGAAGACATTAAATCTAGAAAAAATCatgttgaaatttcaaaacgaTTTACTGCAGAGTGTAAAGTACCTAGACAATTCGTTCCTGCTGTTATTGGAAGAGGTGGTTCAATGATaaaagatatacaaaataaaactgGAACACAGATACATTTTAAAGAAGATAACATTGATTGCCCTGATCGTATTTGCATCATAAAAGGAAGCTATGAAGGTGTACATTTAGCTGAAGAAATGATAAAGTCTGTAATCCAAAATCAGCCTATAATTGAAACATATGAAATGTATGTACCTCAAAAAGCATGTGGAAGAATAATAGGAAGAGGTGGTGAAGTTATACATCAAATTCAAGCAACATCTAGTGcaaaaatcattattgaaaGCAGTTATACTCCTTATGATCCAA ATGctgaaagaagaattattataaaaggaaCAGCTGAACAAATTGCTACAGCTTTGTTAcaaattgaagataaagttcgagaagaaaaagaagcacGTACAAAATTAGAGGCGTCTTCTGCTTCAAGATTGCCTAGAGGAAAATTATCTCCAcgtaatactaaaaataatatacaatctgAACAAGTTCAAACTACTGAATTATTACcag tTTCTGACGGTGGAATGGAAGTATATATATCTGCAATGGAAACTCCTAGTCAATTTTGGGTACAAGTTGTAGGACCTGGAACTACTGCATTAGATAAATTAGTATCTGATATGActgtttattataatgatgaaaaaaatcacgaattgcataaattaagaaat ATAACGCTCGGTCAAATAGTAGCAGCAAAATTCAGTTTTAATGAACAGTGGTATAGAGCTGAAGTTATTTCTGCACCTGAAGATGGTCAATGTGAAGTGTATTTCGTGGATTATGGAGATCGTGAAATGGTTCAGCTTGATTGTATATTGGAACTTCGAACCGATTTTCTCAGCTTAAGATTACAGGCGATCGAATGTTCATTGGCTAATATTAAACCAAG aGACAACGAATGGAGCGTAGATGCTTGCAACTTGTTTGCAGAGTTCACTTGTGTGGCTGAATGGATAGTGTTGACAGCTAAAGTTAGAGGTTACAAAGAACGGAGTTTTGGCTATGGAAGATCTCGACGAGAAGGTTCTCCGATTCCTTGCGTGGATCTTTTTTGCGATACG ACCGTTAATGTTGGTCAAGAGTTGATAAATGAAGGCTTCGCCGACTTAGAAGAGAATCTGTCATCGACAGCTTCCTCGACGCTGTCGTTATCCAATCGAAGCCACGAAGTGACGGCTATTTCAACTCCCACGTCTACTTCCCCACTGGCGAAACGAGCTTTGAGTCCTGAAATGTTAACAGACACTCCGAATAAATTGGATTCAATTTCCGAATTGCAAAATACTTCGATAATAGATCTGAAGATAACATCCAATATACATGGGCTTTCTCAAATTGAAGAAATCGATTTGGTAACACCACAG AAACCCAGTACACGAATCGAGGAGATCGATCTGGTGACACCAGTGAAGGACGAGACCAAACATTTCATCGAGAACGAGAAGAAAGTGCAGCACGAGGATGGGCGTGGTGATTATCTGCGGAACGGAAATAGCAATCAGTATGGGAGATCTTGCAATTCTCAGATGAAAGTCGCCAAATACTCGCCAGTCGCGCCGGCTGGCTACGAAAGCGATATTTCGGATGATTCAGGCGAGATGGAACTAGGGTAA